Proteins encoded together in one Microcaecilia unicolor chromosome 3, aMicUni1.1, whole genome shotgun sequence window:
- the GLI1 gene encoding zinc finger protein GLI1, with the protein MVGMTWKRKMENRRWKPCMKPTAIGKAAPRSFDTQEQLVHHINNEHIHGEKKEFVCHWQECSREQRPFKAQYMLVVHMRRHTGEKPHKCTFEGCNKAYSRLENLKTHLRSHTGEKPYVCEQEGCNKAFSNASDRAKHQNRTHSNEKPYICKIPGCTKRYTDPSSLRKHVKTVHGPEAHITKKHRGDSLLRAPSGPESARSLGGPSGELQQETDRSCSREGRKEEGRLMVPDITLKSQASPGGQSSCSSERSPLGSTNNNDSGVEMNVNACGSFEDLSTLEDLPSVESINSSGLSALKKLENLRIDRLKQMQKPTVNKAIKLPSIHCNGPQGDVSGVCGQPVMVPNRRLLELSSNNLMSMNQLSDRRNSTTSTMSSAYTVSRRSSVVSPYLPNQSPGDLGALPNSMNATDTYDPISPDASRRSSEASHCSGLPGMANFTPAQQYRLKAKYAAATGGPPPTPLPNMEKMGISARMDFPSDYTGPGVPPFLSNSPQRRCTANAYQSYGTGIIHPHLAPGAGLRRASDPARPGMDPQTIPKVQRFRSLANINTSTMGRPMAGIPHQFGGSDVNIQRRMFSPRPPSIKENVFLESVCTDRSSNANEANEILPSEFEQYISYSGNSQISANDHLNYSCQPQGMDTQNQNVYGSGHRAMGNMQVSQDNHIGVDHGLVPPDFNLNQCQMNTSCQPFQSLRHINNHVNMSGQWQEASSGNVDMTAHQSPNQPTMPSNSVQETQCQYLTPSSSQHAKPNAVAQNGSSQPGMYRNNQQLNYTNQMPIKPELQFQQSMVSAATCQNMKPCAVQQQHSFTQSNSMAIAPGDTSCEYQRLSDSQQGSCFNMGLNPGMSPHGRRPQTPMVQVKEMMVRNYVQSQQALMWEEQQKNESLMGLHGESVGTGHSQPVLNAHSQPHMSPKYIHYPTKSPQSHLLSPVCQDSQNGKAMQSPGVQCFNHDIVPHPPGGPKPLSRQNSMSSLSAYMGSPPQRSPSYQASDISPRALARLPPIPLQPETSDSSALMYYSGQIHMHHGKAMTHKLGAPTDHDPVSCESQQQAQFSPKLNPLKPNSVFYSQTGQVSNSLDSLDLENTRIDFAAIIDEPEPSSLVPRDLSPVIHQIAPQTSSCLDTPRTSSVMLQSGVTNMAIGDMTTMLNSLAGENKFLNSIS; encoded by the exons ATGGTCGGGATGACCTGGAAAAGGAAGATGGAAAACAGGAGATGGAAGCCGTGTATGAAACCAACTGCCATTGGGAAGGCTGCACCAAGGAGTTTCGACACGCaggagcagctggtgcat CATATTAACAATGAACACATCCATGGGGAGAAGAAGGAGTTTGTGTGTCACTGGCAGGAGTGTTCCCGTGAGCAAAGGCCCTTCAAGGCACAGTATATGCTAGTGGTGCACATGAGGcgacacacaggagagaagccccACAAGTGTACG TTTGAAGGTTGCAACAAGGCGTACTCCcgacttgaaaatctgaaaacgCACCTGAGGTCTCACACGGGGGAGAAACCATATGTGTGTGAGCAGGAGGGTTGTAACAAAGCGTTCTCTAATGCTTCAGACCGGGCAAAGCATCAGAACCGGACCCACTCCAATGAG AAACCGTACATCTGCAAGATTCCCGGCTGCACAAAGCGTTACACAGACCCCAGCTCCCTGCGCAAACATGTGAAGACAGTACATGGCCCAGAGGCTCACATCACCAAAAAGCACCGAGGAGACAGCCTCTTAAGGGCCCCGAGTGGTCCTGAGAGTGCCAGATCCTTGGGAGGTCCGAGTGGAGAGCTCCAGCAAGAGACGGACAGAAGCTGCTCTcgagagggaagaaaggaagaggGAAGACTGATGGTGCCTGACATAACTTTG AAATCGCAGGCCAGTCCTGGTGGCCAGTCTTCCTGCAGCAGTGAGCGTTCACCCCTTGGGAGCACCAACAATAATGACAGTGGTGTAGAAATGAATGTCAATGCCTGTGGAAGTTTTGAGGACCTCTCCACCCTGGAAGACCTGCCATCAGTGGAGTCCATAAACAGCTCAGGGCTGTCTGCACTGAAAAAACTAGAGAATCTGAGGATAGACAGACTAAAGCAGATGCAGAAGCCTACTGTCAACAAGGCCATCAAACTGCCCTCCATTCATTGCAATG GTCCTCAAGGAGACGTATCAGGTGTTTGTGGCCAACCAGTGATGGTCCCCAACCGCCGGCtcttggagttgtcctccaataACCTGATGTCCATGAACCAGCTGAGTGACCGACGCAACAGCACCACTAGCACTATGAGCTCAGCTTACACAGTCAGCCGAAGGTCCTCAGTAGTCTCTCCATATCTCCCCAACCAGAGCCCAGGGGACCTGGGAGCTCTCCCTAACAGTATGAATGCTACAGACACCTATGATCCCATTTCTCCAGATGCATCCCGGAGATCCAGTGAGGCCAGTCATTGTAGTGGCCTTCCTGGAATGGCCAACTTTACACCAGCACAACAGTATAGATTGAAGGCCAAATATGCTGCTGCAACTGGTGGGCCTCCTCCAACACCATTGCCAAACATGGAGAAGATGGGCATCAGTGCACGAATGGATTTTCCTTCTGATTATACTGGTCCTGGTGTGCCACCATTCCTATCAAACAGCCCTCAGAGAAGATGCACTGCTAATGCGTACCAGAGTTATGGCACTGGCATCATCCACCCTCACCTAGCACCAGGAGCAGGACTAAGGAGAGCCAGTGACCCGGCAAGACCAGGCATGGACCCTCAGACTATACCCAAAGTGCAACGTTTCAGAAGTTTGGCTAATATCAATACTTCAACAATGGGCAGGCCTATGGCTGGCATACCACATCAGTTTGGGGGTTCTGATGTCAATATTCAGAGGCGTATGTTTTCACCTCGTCCTCCTAGCATCAAAGAAAATGTCTTTTTGGAATCTGTTTGCACAGATAGAAGCAGCAATGCCAACGAAGCCAATGAGATACTGCCCAGTGAGTTTGAGCAATATATAAGCTACTCAGGAAATAGCCAGATTTCTGCCAATGACCACTTAAACTACAGCTGCCAacctcaggggatggacacacaGAACCAAAATGTCTATGGCAGTGGACACAGGGCTATGGGTAACATGCAGGTCAGTCAAGACAACCACATAGGGGTGGACCACGGGTTGGTCCCACCAGATTTCAACCTAAACCAGTGCCAAATGAATACATCCTGTCAACCGTTCCAGAGCCTGCGGCACATAAACAATCATGTCAACATGTCAGGTCAATGGCAGGAAGCCAGCTCTGGAAATGTTGATATGACAGCACATCAAAGTCCAAATCAGCCAACAATGCCATCAAACTCAGTGCAGGAAACCCAATGCCAATATCTGACTCCCAGCTCATCCCAACATGCTAAACCAAATGCCGTAGCCCAGAATGGATCAAGCCAACCAGGCATGTATAGGAATAACCAGCAATTGAATTACACCAACCAGATGCCCATTAAACCTGAACTACAATTCCAGCAGTCGATGGTGTCTGCAGCAACATGTCAAAATATGAAGCCATGTGCAGTACAGCAGCAGCACAGTTTCACCCAATCAAATTCAATGGCTATAGCACCAGGTGACACAAGCTGTGAATATCAGCGCCTGTCAGACAGCCAACAAGGCTCATGTTTCAATATGGGGCTAAACCCTGGTATGAGTCCTCATGGCAGGAGACCTCAAACGCCAATGGTCCAAGTCAAGGAGATGATGGTTAGAAACTATGTTCAGTCACAGCAAGCGCTGATGTGGGAAGAGCAGCAGAAGAATGAATCCCTGATGGGTTTACATGGGGAGAGTGTGGGCACAGGCCATTCCCAACCAGTACTTAATGCCCATTCTCAGCCACACATGAGTCCCAAATACATTCATTATCCAACCAAGTCACCACAAAGTCATCTGCTCAGCCCCGTTTGCCAGGATAGCCAAAATGGCAAAGCAATGCAGAGCCCAGGTGTGCAGTGCTTCAACCATGATATAGTCCCTCATCCTCCTGGTGGCCCTAAGCCCTTAAGCAGACAAAACAGTATGAGCAGCTTGTCAGCctatatggggagccctccacaaCGGAGCCCGTCTTATCAGGCCTCAGATATCAGCCCCCGAGCCCTGGCCCGTCTTCCACCAATTCCATTGCAACCAGAAACCTCTGACAGCAGTGCTCTGATGTATTATTCTGGCCAAATCCACATGCATCATGGGAAAGCCATGACTCACAAGCTTGGAGCCCCCACAGACCATGATCCTGTCAGCTGTGAAAGTCAGCAACAGGCACAATTCAGCCCAAAATTGAATCCCTTAAAGCCAAACTCAGTGTTTTACTCACAGACTGGTCAGGTATCAAACTCTCTGGACTCTTTGGACTTAGAAAACACTCGCATAGACTTTGCAGCTATCATTGATGAACCAGAGCCTTCCTCCTTAGTCCCGAGAGATCTCAGTCCAGTTATCCACCAGATCGCTCCCCAAACATCCTCTTGTCTGGATACACCTCGGACCTCTTCTGTCATGCTTcagtcaggggtcacaaacatgGCAATTGGGGACATGACTACCATGTTGAACTCGCTGGCTGGCGAGAACAAGTTTCTGAACTCCATTTCTTGA